One Salmo trutta chromosome 19, fSalTru1.1, whole genome shotgun sequence genomic window carries:
- the LOC115154887 gene encoding platelet-derived growth factor receptor beta, with product MWRGTLPRVLSIHTGTMELGLAKSLPLVAIFAVLLQFCPEGFSLELSPSEKEVILSTNSSFTVVCSGWSKVTWKSPHDPSLEGVAVEDRGTTSVLVLHNVTWRHSGNYICEESSTQETKDISVFVPDPEEWFLPLRQAVVMKEGEEGTIHCMVTDPGINVTLYERDNKASVEGTYHPSKGFTAILKDSSYICRGAMNGEEKASQVYYVYSIVVPKSMNAFMTLSKTVLKQGEALMVNCTVEEAEIVYFEWDFPRKETIEPLTDFLSEIRIRSFLNISSVTLEDSGQYICRVQDPFSGKSAMDNLTVTVLERGFVDLEPSINTNVSALQYQSVELKVQIEAYPKPQVLWTRDNTTLTGETVSMDTRQVHETSYLSTLTLVRVRMEQRGLYTVQVANEDDVKEITFDLQVKSPPKIIDLSDQHMDQGHGVLCVTEGVPTPTIHWYSCESIGKCSNKTTAWKSLSADQDNVSIQMNVSYIEASGVNHVRSLLTFQTMGGITSVRCEARSERGRRAWDIKLVSNSLFSQVAVLAAVLALVVIAVIFLIILIALWRKKPRYEIRWKVIESVSSDGHKYTYMDPMHLPYDCVWEVPRDSLVLGHTLGSGAFGRVVEATAYGLRHSQSTTKVAVKMLKSTARTSETQALISELKIMSHLGPHLNIVNLLGACTKRGPIYLITEYCCYGDLADYLHRNKHTFLQYYADKNRRDADMCRNSTESTVQIQGKSESDGGYMDMTKEESLNYVPMQELSDNIKYADIEPSVNETPYHQDNNYQGQGQERADVPLSISDSPILSYTDLVGFSYQVAKGMDFLASKNCVHRDLAARNVLICEGKLVKICDFGLARDVMNDSNYIAKGNTFLPLKWMAPESIFQNLYTTLSDVWSFGILLSEIFTLGGTPYPDIPMNEQFYAALKRGYRMPKPPHATDEIYDVMCKCWDEKFKKRPLFSSLVNLTGNLLTDAYKKKYTQVNESFLKSDHHAAIRSKPIPAGNPAVSSDDHSSGDRAGQETGETGEIGETGKEAGPSQTDYIIAIPDIHVVEEAEAGGEVLDTATQSTSSPPSTTDQTDTDTASLDGPEASLEEPVPTEEEVPPPTQEDKLPQSPCTPEVEESFL from the exons AGTGTTATCAATTCACACTGGCACTATGGAGTTGGGCTTGGCAAAGTCTCTGCCTTTGGTGGCCATCTTTGCAG TGCTGCTGCAGTTTTGTCCAGAGGGCTTCAGTCTGGAGCTCAGCCCCAGCGAGAAAGAGGTCATACTGAGCACCAACTCCTCCTTCACGGTGGTCTGTTCTGGTTGGAGCAAGGTGACGTGGAAGTCTCCCCACGACCCCAGCCTGGAGGGAGTGGCTGTGGAGGACAGGGGAACCACCAGTGTGCTGGTCCTCCACAACGTCACCTGGAGGCACTCTGGGAACTATATCTGTGAAGAGTCCTCTACACAGGAGACCAAGGACATATCGGTGTTTGTACCAG ACCCTGAGGAATGGTTTCTTCCCCTGCGGCAAGCAGTAGtgatgaaggagggagaggaaggtacCATTCACTGCATGGTGACTGACCCTGGCATTAACGTGACCCTGTACGAGAGGGACAACAAGGCCTCTGTGGAGGGAACATACCACCCCAGTAAAGGGTTCACCGCCATCCTGAAAGATAGCTCCTACATCTGCCGAGGTGCCATGAACGGAGAGGAGAAGGCGTCCCAGGTGTATTATGTCTACAGCATTGTGG TCCCCAAATCCATGAACGCCTTCATGACACTCTCAAAGACTGTGCTGAAACAAGGCGAGGCCTTAATGGTTAATTGTACTGTAGAAGAAGCAGAGATAGTTTACTTCGAATGGGATTTTCCTCGTAAAGAG ACAATTGAGCCACTGACAGACTTTCTATCGGAGATTAGAATCCGCTCCTTCTTGAACATCTCCAGTGTCACTCTGGAGGACTCTGGCCAGTACATCTGCCGAGTGCAGGACCCTTTTTCCGGAAAGTCAGCCATGGATAATCTCACTGTCACTGTTCTGG AACGGGGCTTTGTGGATTTGGAACCCTCCATCAACACTAATGTTTCAGCGCTGCAGTATCAGAGCGTTGAGCTCAAAGTGCAGATTGAAGCGTATCCCAAACCTCAGGTGCTCTGGACCAGAGACAACACCACCCTTACTGGGGAAACTGTATCCATGGACACCAGACAGGTGCATGAGACCAG TTACCTCAGTACTCTGACCTTGGTAAGGGTCAGGATGGAACAGAGGGGCCTCTACACTGTCCAGGTGGCCAATGAAGACGACGTCAAGGAGATAACCTTTGATCTTCAAGTCAAGT CTCCCCCGAAGATAATAGATTTGTCTGACCAGCATATGGACCAGGGCCACGGGGTGCTCTGTGTCACAGAGGGGGTCCCCACACCCACCATTCACTGGTACAGCTGTGAAAGCATTGGAAA ATGCAGTAATAAGACCACAGCGTGGAAGTCTCTGTCGGCTGACCAAGACAACGTCAGCATCCAGATGAACGTGAGCTACATCGAGGCCTCAGGGGTCAACCACGTCCGCAGCCTTTTGACCTTCCAGACCATGGGGGGTATTACATCAGTGCGCTGTGAAGCCCGCAGCGAGAGAGGGCGCAGGGCCTGGGACATCAAACTGGTCTCGAACT cTCTGTTCTCCCAGGTGGCTGTCTTGGCTGCAGTGTTAGCCCTGGTGGTCATTGCCGTCAtcttcctcatcatcctcatcgcTCTTTGGAGAAag AAGCCCCGGTATGAGATCCGTTGGAAGGTGATCGAGTCAGTGAGCTCAGATGGCCATAAGTACACCTACATGGACCCCATGCACCTGCCATATGACTGTGTATGGGAGGTACCTCGGGACAGCCTGGTCCTGG GTCACACTCTGGGTTCTGGAGCATTTGGGAGGGTCGTGGAGGCCACAGCCTATGGCCTTCGTCACTCTCAGTCCACCACCAAAGTGGCTGTGAAGATGCTAAAGT ccacaGCAAGGACAAGTGAGACTCAGGCTCTGATATCTGAGCTGAAGATAATGAGTCACCTTGGGCCCCATCTAAACATCGTCAACCTACTGGGGGCTTGTACGAAACGAG GTCCTATTTACCTCATAACTGAGtactgttgctatggtgacctggCTGACTACCTTCACCGCAACAAGCATACCTTCCTGCAGTACTACGCAGACAAAAACCGCAGGGATGCTGATATGTGCAGGAACAGCACAGAGAGTACAGTCCAAATCCAAGGAAAAAG TGAGAGCGATGGGGGTTACATGGACATGACCAAGGAAGAATCTTTAAATTATGTCCCAATGCAAGAGCTGAGTGACAacatcaagtatgcagacatcgAGCCTTCAGTCAATGAGACACCCTACCATCAGGACAACAACTACCAAGGACAAG GCCAAGAGAGAGCAGACGTCCCGTTGTCTATCAGTGACTCCCCAATTCTGAGCTACACAGATCTGGTGGGCTTTAGCTACCAAGTGGCTAAGGGCATGGACTTTCTGGCGTCCAAGAAT TGTGTTCATCGTGACCTGGCTGCCAGAAACGTTCTCATCTGCGAGGGAAAGCTGGTGAAGATCTGTGACTTTGGCCTGGCCCGTGATGTCATGAACGACTCCAACTACATAGCCAAAGGCAAC ACATTCCTGCCACTGAAGTGGATGGCTCCAGAGAGTATCTTCCAGAACCTCTACACAACCTTGAGCGATGTTTGGTCTTTTGGCATTCTGCTTTCAGAGATCTTTACTCTAG GAGGAACGCCCTATCCTGACATTCCCATGAACGAACAGTTCTACGCTGCCTTGAAGAGAGGCTACAGGATGCCTAAACCCCCTCATGCTACAGACGAGAT CTATGACGTCATGTGCAAGTGTTGGGATGAGAAATTCAAGAAGAGGCCACTGTTCTCCTCTCTGGTTAATTTGACGGGAAACCTGCTGACTGATGCTTACAAAAAG AAATACACCCAGGTGAATGAGAGCTTTCTGAAGAGCGACCACCACGCTGCGATCAGGTCCAAACCCATACCAGCAGGGAACCCGGCTGTGTCTTCAGATGACCACTCCTCAGGGGATCGAGCGGGTCAGGAGACAGGGGAGACGGGGGAGATAGGGGAGACTGGGAAGGAGGCTGGCCCCTCCCAGACTGACTACATAATCGCCATCCCAGATATCCATGTAGTCGAAGAGGCAGAAGCAGGTGGTGAGGTGCTGGACACCGCCACACAGAGTACATCAAG TCCTCCAAGCACAACCGACCAGACAGATACTGATACAGCCTCCCTGGATGGACCAGAAGCATCCCTAGAAGAACCAGTACCCACAGAGGAAGAGGTGCCTCCCCCCACGCAAGAAGACAAGCTCCCCCAGTCTCCATGTACCCCTGAAGTGGAGGAGAGTTTCCTGTAG